A genomic window from Candidatus Obscuribacterales bacterium includes:
- a CDS encoding tetratricopeptide repeat protein — MAFITNHLKLALTLSACLFSYAIPAFAEDVEWEKSNEQGVQALRDGRLDEAETILKETEEKLVEAGHQDKDLATVKGHMAEVYEKQGKHAEAEAYYKEAIGLRQDVVGDDLTTARSMVNLARMYESERKYDLAAEQYNKAGVIIDKEMGTGYTARHQSDIVNWLSNGAEKDEVVPKHVTNQAENIEKKLGADHPDSAEHLNKIGDFYREQGKYAQAEELYKQSADPLKEPKDAAAAERYTDLASLYQHKGNMEEAQKYFEKAEAILEQSEAGLDKRGSTFNKMAHFYEASGNNEKAEKYYKDALEAREQFSEEKSLFDNKPVEKPIAETLTDYAKFLHKVGKDDAADKLDSRAHDILDTLKTESGK, encoded by the coding sequence ATGGCTTTCATAACCAACCACCTAAAGCTTGCTCTCACCTTGAGCGCTTGCCTGTTTAGCTACGCTATTCCGGCTTTCGCCGAAGATGTTGAATGGGAAAAATCGAATGAGCAAGGGGTTCAAGCGCTGAGGGACGGCAGGCTCGATGAGGCTGAGACCATTCTCAAGGAAACGGAAGAAAAACTAGTCGAAGCCGGGCATCAGGATAAGGACCTCGCCACCGTCAAAGGTCACATGGCAGAAGTTTATGAGAAGCAGGGAAAACATGCTGAAGCCGAGGCTTACTACAAAGAAGCCATAGGTCTGCGCCAGGACGTGGTAGGCGATGACCTAACTACTGCCCGCTCAATGGTCAACTTGGCACGCATGTACGAGAGCGAGCGCAAATATGATTTAGCTGCTGAACAATACAATAAAGCCGGAGTGATTATTGATAAGGAAATGGGCACGGGCTACACCGCGCGTCATCAATCCGATATTGTAAATTGGCTTTCTAACGGAGCTGAAAAAGACGAAGTAGTACCAAAGCATGTAACCAACCAAGCGGAGAATATTGAGAAAAAGCTCGGGGCTGATCATCCGGATTCAGCCGAACACCTCAATAAGATTGGTGACTTCTACCGCGAACAAGGTAAGTATGCACAAGCGGAAGAACTCTATAAACAATCGGCAGATCCACTAAAAGAACCAAAAGATGCAGCTGCTGCTGAACGCTATACCGACCTTGCTTCTTTGTATCAGCACAAAGGCAATATGGAAGAAGCACAAAAGTATTTTGAAAAAGCAGAAGCCATTCTAGAGCAATCCGAAGCCGGTCTCGACAAGCGCGGTAGTACTTTCAATAAAATGGCACATTTTTACGAAGCCTCAGGCAATAACGAAAAAGCCGAGAAGTACTACAAAGATGCCCTCGAAGCACGCGAACAGTTTTCTGAAGAAAAGAGCTTGTTCGATAACAAGCCTGTTGAAAAACCAATTGCTGAAACACTTACTGACTATGCCAAGTTTCTCCACAAGGTTGGCAAGGATGACGCCGCCGACAAACTGGACTCTCGCGCTCATGATATTCTGGACACGCTGAAGACAGAGTCTGGCAAGTAA
- a CDS encoding WD40 repeat domain-containing protein: MKSLRKLCLAVTTALICVSPALAQVNVVNSVVMGNRPATFEGDPYAGAAILTTAGDFTAKPEVAGSSFAIMAPNNNCVFTAYGKQAWLWNLTNGVCIAPIPQGSNVNFAAFSPSGNIVVVSSSSNAKIWAVPSGEFLGEMTEGDYIRSIVISRDGRYIATITNQGYSLWNGSNGGPLLRAPMNGTVSQLVFSPDCKRMLIIAGGAAGLWQISDGAELGKIPVGGTARGGAFSPDGRYVIVCTSDRVHIWDAIEYRNVSNVPFGGSGQ; encoded by the coding sequence ATGAAGTCACTTAGAAAACTCTGCCTCGCGGTAACTACAGCACTTATCTGCGTGTCGCCAGCGTTGGCCCAAGTAAACGTCGTCAACTCGGTCGTTATGGGCAACCGCCCAGCCACATTTGAAGGCGACCCATATGCTGGCGCTGCAATTCTAACTACTGCCGGTGACTTCACTGCGAAGCCGGAAGTTGCTGGTTCGTCGTTTGCCATCATGGCGCCCAACAACAACTGCGTCTTTACCGCCTACGGCAAACAAGCCTGGTTGTGGAATCTAACTAACGGCGTCTGCATCGCTCCCATCCCCCAAGGTTCAAACGTCAACTTCGCTGCCTTCAGCCCCAGCGGCAACATTGTTGTCGTTTCCAGTTCCAGCAATGCAAAAATTTGGGCTGTCCCCTCGGGTGAATTCCTTGGGGAGATGACCGAAGGCGACTACATTCGCTCAATCGTAATTAGTCGCGATGGTCGCTATATCGCCACAATTACAAACCAAGGTTACAGTCTCTGGAATGGCTCCAATGGTGGGCCCCTGCTACGCGCCCCAATGAACGGCACAGTATCGCAACTGGTATTCAGCCCCGATTGCAAACGAATGTTAATCATTGCCGGTGGTGCTGCCGGACTCTGGCAAATTTCAGATGGCGCCGAACTTGGTAAAATTCCTGTTGGAGGTACTGCTCGCGGCGGCGCATTTAGTCCAGACGGACGTTATGTGATTGTTTGTACCAGCGACCGTGTGCACATATGGGATGCAATTGAGTACCGTAATGTCTCCAATGTTCCATTCGGCGGTTCGGGCCAGTAA
- a CDS encoding cystathionine gamma-synthase: MKFSTKAIHVGGEPDPSTGAIITPVFQTSTYVQEGIGKHKGYEYSRTGNPTRAALEACIASLEGGKYGLAFSSGSGAMATVMNLLNAGDHVVVGEDVYGGTYRLFTKVLSRYNLEFTFVDSRDSKKVEAAIKPNTKILWMETPTNPLLNLADLKTLTDLAKSRKLISVVDNTFASPYFQQPLALGADIVVHSTTKYMGGHSDVVGGAVVTSNEEYYERIKFHQNAVGAIPGPFDCWLVQRGLKTLAVRMREHEKNAMMVAKFLEGHPAIEKTIYPGLPSHPQHDLAKRQMSGFSGMVSCVIKGGMEKADIFMQNTKLFALAESLGGVESLLCHPASMTHGSIPKEERDARGIVEGMVRLSCGIEDGDDLIADLEKALSKVSSSSTAKVGSR, translated from the coding sequence GTGAAATTTTCAACTAAAGCAATCCACGTTGGCGGTGAGCCTGATCCATCGACGGGGGCGATTATTACTCCCGTATTCCAGACATCCACGTATGTCCAGGAAGGCATAGGCAAGCACAAAGGCTATGAGTATTCGCGCACAGGCAATCCGACACGCGCGGCACTTGAGGCTTGCATAGCTTCACTTGAAGGTGGCAAGTACGGACTAGCTTTTTCCTCGGGCTCGGGCGCGATGGCCACGGTGATGAACTTGTTGAACGCGGGCGACCACGTTGTAGTCGGCGAAGATGTTTACGGGGGCACGTACCGTCTCTTCACGAAGGTGTTGAGTCGGTATAACTTGGAATTTACTTTCGTGGATTCGCGCGATTCCAAAAAGGTAGAAGCGGCGATTAAACCAAACACGAAAATTCTTTGGATGGAAACACCGACTAATCCATTGTTGAACTTGGCTGATTTGAAGACACTTACTGATCTTGCCAAATCACGCAAACTCATAAGTGTTGTAGACAACACCTTTGCCAGCCCATACTTCCAGCAACCGCTGGCATTGGGCGCTGACATTGTTGTCCACAGCACAACCAAGTACATGGGCGGACACAGCGACGTCGTCGGTGGTGCCGTTGTTACAAGCAACGAAGAATACTATGAGCGTATCAAGTTCCACCAGAACGCAGTTGGAGCAATTCCGGGTCCATTTGACTGCTGGCTTGTGCAACGCGGCTTGAAGACACTTGCTGTCCGAATGCGCGAGCACGAGAAGAATGCAATGATGGTCGCCAAATTCCTCGAAGGTCATCCGGCTATCGAGAAGACGATTTATCCAGGATTACCGTCTCACCCGCAACATGATTTAGCGAAAAGACAAATGTCCGGCTTTTCCGGCATGGTGTCTTGCGTCATTAAAGGCGGCATGGAAAAAGCTGACATCTTCATGCAAAACACGAAGCTCTTCGCGCTTGCGGAAAGCCTTGGCGGTGTGGAGTCGCTGTTGTGCCATCCGGCATCGATGACCCACGGCTCCATTCCAAAGGAAGAACGTGATGCACGCGGCATAGTCGAAGGCATGGTAAGACTCTCCTGCGGTATCGAAGACGGCGATGACCTCATTGCTGACCTAGAGAAGGCGTTGTCGAAAGTATCGTCGTCGAGCACGGCCAAAGTTGGAAGTAGGTAA
- a CDS encoding cystathionine beta-synthase has translation MRYKNTILETVGATPLVKLNKIVAGLEPLILAKVEAFNPGGSIKDRPALAMIEEAEKQGLLRPGGTIVEPTSGNTGTGLAQIAAVKGYRCILVVPDKVAVEKINLLKAYGAEVVVVPTSVSASSHESYYSVANKLTMEIPGAFQPNQFANPFNPQAHYDTTGPEIWEATEGKITCLVAGLGTGGTISGTARYLKEKNPKIKVIGVDPEGSIYSGDMAQPYKVEGIGEDFIPRNVNLKLIDEIIRVSDKESFTMARRLSHEEGILVGGSSGTATAAAMRVAKNMTKDDVIVVILPDGGRGYLSKMFSDDWMRENGFMPAPGVTYYVSDLFKRKIAHSRIPEMIVLRPNDTIQKAIDLMEEYQIDQLPVVSEDGQNVGSINDIIAMQVVYERKHPESVQVTQVMGRAFPQFEQTSEIDQVYKAFRLGSAMVVITENGKAIGVLTKYDLMTHLQETIESGMAGKVTAKK, from the coding sequence ATGCGGTACAAAAACACCATCCTCGAAACAGTAGGTGCTACACCTCTTGTTAAGTTGAATAAGATTGTAGCTGGTCTAGAGCCATTGATACTAGCGAAGGTTGAAGCATTCAATCCGGGCGGATCAATTAAGGACAGACCGGCACTTGCCATGATTGAAGAGGCGGAAAAGCAGGGGCTTTTGCGTCCAGGCGGCACTATTGTTGAGCCGACGTCAGGCAACACCGGCACAGGGCTGGCGCAGATAGCAGCAGTCAAGGGTTATCGCTGTATTCTCGTAGTGCCTGACAAAGTGGCCGTCGAGAAGATAAATCTACTCAAAGCTTACGGTGCAGAGGTTGTAGTTGTGCCGACCTCAGTATCAGCTAGCTCTCATGAAAGCTACTACTCGGTGGCGAACAAATTGACGATGGAGATTCCTGGGGCATTCCAGCCGAATCAATTTGCAAATCCCTTTAATCCACAGGCTCACTACGACACGACTGGTCCGGAAATCTGGGAAGCAACCGAAGGCAAGATAACTTGCTTGGTTGCAGGCTTGGGAACAGGCGGAACAATTTCGGGTACTGCAAGATACTTGAAAGAAAAGAATCCGAAGATAAAGGTTATTGGTGTTGATCCTGAAGGGTCTATCTATTCAGGCGACATGGCGCAGCCATATAAAGTCGAAGGCATTGGCGAAGACTTTATTCCGCGTAACGTGAATTTGAAACTTATTGACGAGATTATTCGCGTCAGTGACAAAGAATCATTCACGATGGCTCGTCGTCTGTCACATGAAGAAGGCATTCTTGTAGGTGGTTCATCGGGGACTGCAACAGCGGCTGCCATGCGTGTGGCGAAAAACATGACTAAAGACGATGTAATTGTCGTCATCTTGCCGGATGGTGGACGTGGTTATTTGAGCAAGATGTTCTCTGATGACTGGATGCGTGAGAATGGCTTCATGCCGGCACCGGGTGTCACCTACTACGTGTCTGACTTGTTCAAGCGCAAAATAGCTCATTCAAGAATCCCGGAAATGATTGTCTTGCGTCCCAATGACACTATCCAAAAGGCAATTGATTTGATGGAAGAATATCAAATCGACCAATTGCCGGTTGTGTCTGAAGATGGACAAAACGTCGGATCTATTAACGACATCATTGCCATGCAAGTTGTCTACGAGCGCAAGCATCCTGAATCCGTGCAAGTCACGCAAGTGATGGGTCGCGCATTCCCGCAATTTGAACAAACGTCGGAAATCGATCAGGTGTATAAAGCATTCAGGCTGGGTTCTGCCATGGTTGTAATAACAGAGAATGGCAAAGCAATAGGAGTACTCACCAAGTACGACTTGATGACCCACCTTCAAGAAACAATCGAGAGCGGAATGGCTGGCAAAGTCACCGCCAAGAAGTAG